The Procambarus clarkii isolate CNS0578487 chromosome 37, FALCON_Pclarkii_2.0, whole genome shotgun sequence genome window below encodes:
- the LOC138372009 gene encoding uncharacterized protein isoform X1 translates to MPPLPAAGTNVPAKWMKPTLKCCGRSWQQRAAGKYSQIYKCGLESPEVPLSVGRVKQNQVKVIMMHGLAWSEAPLLCKRKSTKVGDCLWSCLGLLDLLFI, encoded by the exons atgcctcccctaccagcagctggcacaaatgttccagctaagtggatgaagcccacactaaaat gttgtggaaggtcctggcaacaaagagctgcaggaaaatactcgcagatctaca aatgtggtttggaaagtccagaagtccctctgtcagttggaagagttaaacagaatcag gtgaaagtgattatgatgcatggactggcttggagtgaggctcctttactctgcaaaaggaaatctacaaaagtgg gtgattgtctctggagttgtcttggccttttggatcttctgttcatctag
- the LOC138372009 gene encoding uncharacterized protein isoform X2, with translation MLWKVLATKSCRKILADLHFPECGLESPEVPLSVGRVKQNQVKVIMMHGLAWSEAPLLCKRKSTKVGDCLWSCLGLLDLLFI, from the exons at gttgtggaaggtcctggcaacaaagagctgcaggaaaatactcgcagatctaca ttttccagaatgtggtttggaaagtccagaagtccctctgtcagttggaagagttaaacagaatcag gtgaaagtgattatgatgcatggactggcttggagtgaggctcctttactctgcaaaaggaaatctacaaaagtgg gtgattgtctctggagttgtcttggccttttggatcttctgttcatctag